One region of Bartonella alsatica genomic DNA includes:
- a CDS encoding pyridoxal phosphate-dependent aminotransferase, whose translation MAFIADRLSHIKPSATIAVSQKARNLKALGRDIIALSAGEPDFDTPDNIKKAAIEAIRRGETKYTPISGIPELRQAISEKFKKENNLTYQPEQIIVGTGGKQILFNALMATLNKGDEVIIPSPYWVSYPEMVTLNGGTPVFVETKAEFSYKLQPQELETAITSKTKWFIFNSPSNPSGAAYTHDELKKLTDVLVEHPHVYILTDDIYEHLTYKGFIFVTPAEIEPKLYERTLTMNGVSKAYAMTGWRIGYAGGPRELIKAMDIIQGQQTSGTSSISQWAAVEALSGPQDFIAQNKIVFQKRRDLVVSMLNQAPGINCPTPEGAFYVYPSCAELIGKKTPEGKVIANDEDFIVALLEAESVAVVHGSAFGLGPAFRISYATSEKLLEEACSRIQRFCNSLL comes from the coding sequence ATGGCTTTTATTGCCGACCGGCTCTCTCATATCAAACCTTCTGCAACAATTGCTGTTTCTCAAAAAGCACGTAATTTGAAAGCATTAGGGCGTGATATTATTGCGTTAAGTGCTGGAGAACCAGATTTTGATACACCCGACAATATCAAAAAAGCTGCCATTGAAGCTATTCGTCGCGGAGAAACTAAATATACTCCTATATCTGGCATTCCAGAATTGCGCCAAGCAATTTCTGAAAAATTTAAAAAAGAGAATAATCTTACCTATCAACCAGAACAAATTATTGTTGGTACCGGTGGCAAACAAATCCTTTTTAATGCATTGATGGCAACTTTAAATAAAGGAGATGAAGTCATTATCCCATCTCCTTATTGGGTCAGCTATCCAGAAATGGTTACCCTCAATGGTGGTACACCAGTTTTCGTAGAAACAAAAGCCGAATTTTCCTACAAGCTTCAACCGCAAGAGCTAGAAACTGCCATTACCTCAAAAACCAAGTGGTTTATCTTTAACTCTCCTTCAAATCCATCAGGTGCCGCTTATACGCATGACGAATTAAAAAAGCTAACAGATGTTTTAGTAGAACATCCTCATGTTTATATCCTCACCGATGATATATATGAGCATCTAACGTATAAAGGCTTTATCTTTGTCACTCCAGCAGAGATAGAGCCAAAGCTGTATGAGCGTACACTTACAATGAATGGTGTTTCTAAAGCCTATGCCATGACAGGTTGGCGAATCGGTTATGCAGGAGGCCCAAGAGAATTAATTAAAGCCATGGATATCATTCAGGGCCAGCAAACATCTGGTACAAGTTCTATCTCTCAATGGGCAGCTGTCGAAGCACTCAGTGGTCCACAAGACTTTATAGCTCAAAATAAAATTGTTTTCCAAAAACGCCGTGATCTCGTTGTTTCCATGTTAAACCAAGCTCCTGGCATTAACTGTCCAACACCAGAAGGCGCTTTCTACGTTTATCCTTCCTGTGCAGAACTTATCGGAAAAAAGACACCTGAAGGTAAAGTGATCGCTAATGACGAAGACTTTATAGTAGCACTTTTAGAAGCAGAATCAGTCGCTGTAGTCCATGGATCTGCTTTTGGACTTGGACCAGCTTTTCGTATTTCTTATGCAACCTCAGAAAAGTTACTTGAAGAAGCTTGCTCCCGTATTCAGCGCTTTTGTAATAGTTTACTTTAA
- a CDS encoding DUF1460 domain-containing protein: protein MQKIFQFILISTLLTGCDFQDSGANKDVPANKMETKQTEKINLDPYTLNKLTTLLEERSKVNYHNVGKMISLLSKAFLGTPYKANMLQGSENIPEKLIIDFRGLDCFTYLDYVEALRKSTSQTEFINNLIRTRYVDGNVNFLNRKHFFTDWAYKEYKLADDITAQISSDAVNIEKYLNKKADGGNYLPGLPVVKRNITYIPSSFINEEVINRLQSGDLIGIYTNLAGLDVTHVGFFIITDNGPMLRHASSRKENEKVMDSPFMDYVAKTPGIIVLRISQ from the coding sequence ATGCAAAAAATATTCCAATTCATTTTAATCTCAACATTGCTTACAGGATGTGATTTTCAGGATTCTGGAGCAAATAAAGACGTTCCAGCAAATAAAATGGAAACAAAACAAACAGAAAAAATAAACCTAGATCCATATACTTTAAATAAACTTACCACTCTTCTTGAAGAACGCTCAAAAGTTAATTACCATAATGTAGGAAAAATGATTAGCTTGCTATCTAAAGCTTTTCTAGGGACACCTTACAAAGCAAATATGTTGCAAGGCTCAGAAAATATACCAGAAAAACTGATAATTGACTTTAGAGGTTTAGATTGCTTTACTTATTTAGATTATGTTGAAGCCTTACGGAAATCAACATCACAAACAGAATTTATCAATAATCTCATACGAACGCGTTATGTTGATGGTAATGTTAATTTTTTAAATCGGAAGCATTTTTTTACCGATTGGGCTTATAAAGAATATAAACTTGCTGATGATATCACCGCACAAATCAGTTCCGATGCAGTGAACATTGAAAAATATCTCAATAAAAAAGCTGATGGTGGAAACTACCTTCCTGGACTACCGGTTGTTAAACGCAATATAACTTATATTCCAAGTAGCTTTATTAATGAAGAAGTTATAAACCGTTTACAATCCGGTGATTTGATTGGAATTTATACCAATCTCGCGGGGTTGGATGTAACTCATGTGGGCTTTTTTATCATAACAGATAATGGCCCAATGTTAAGACATGCTTCCTCACGAAAAGAAAATGAAAAAGTAATGGATTCCCCTTTTATGGATTATGTAGCAAAAACACCAGGAATTATTGTTTTAAGGATCTCTCAATAA
- a CDS encoding LysR family transcriptional regulator: MTSPLDWDKLRVFHAAAEAGSFTHAAQKLHLSQSAISRQVSALEQDVGVSLFQRHARGLILTEQGEILYRTTHDVLMKLESARSQLSESYEKPTGNLRVTSTFGVGAGWLVERMPEFLSLYPDIRVQLLFDDKELDLTMRHADCAVRLHQPQQPDLIQRKLFTIHMHVYASENYIVNYGKPETLSDLDAHRIISFGEPVPAYLTGLNWLEKAGRSDGSLRLSVLRINNIISIKNAIIRDLGIAVLPDYIVNNDERLVRLFPEIVDIPSFDTFFCYPYALKNLAKLKAFRDYIFLKARQWSF, translated from the coding sequence GTGACGTCACCGTTAGATTGGGATAAGTTGAGGGTTTTTCATGCTGCAGCAGAAGCAGGTTCTTTTACACATGCGGCCCAAAAACTTCATTTATCCCAATCGGCTATTTCACGACAAGTATCAGCTTTAGAACAGGATGTTGGTGTGTCCTTATTTCAGCGTCATGCTCGTGGGTTAATCTTAACAGAGCAGGGTGAAATTCTTTATCGTACAACGCATGATGTTTTGATGAAGCTTGAGAGTGCACGCTCACAATTAAGTGAAAGTTATGAAAAACCAACAGGGAATTTGCGTGTTACATCGACCTTTGGAGTCGGGGCAGGTTGGCTTGTGGAACGCATGCCTGAATTTCTTAGTCTTTATCCAGATATACGTGTTCAACTCTTGTTTGATGATAAAGAACTGGACCTGACGATGCGTCACGCAGATTGTGCTGTTCGTTTACATCAACCTCAGCAGCCTGATCTTATACAAAGAAAATTATTTACGATTCATATGCATGTTTATGCTTCCGAAAATTATATTGTAAATTATGGCAAACCAGAAACATTGTCTGACTTGGATGCACACCGCATTATTTCATTTGGGGAACCAGTTCCAGCTTATTTGACTGGTTTGAATTGGTTGGAAAAAGCTGGTAGAAGTGATGGATCTTTACGACTTTCAGTATTACGAATCAATAATATTATTTCAATCAAGAATGCAATTATACGTGATCTTGGTATTGCTGTGCTTCCTGATTATATCGTGAATAACGATGAGCGACTTGTGCGCCTTTTCCCTGAAATAGTTGATATTCCTTCCTTTGATACTTTTTTTTGTTATCCCTATGCTTTAAAGAATTTGGCAAAGCTGAAAGCTTTTCGAGATTATATTTTTTTAAAGGCTCGTCAGTGGTCTTTTTAA
- the trxB gene encoding thioredoxin-disulfide reductase, whose translation MTQSHIRLLIIGSGPAGYTAAIYAARAMLNPVLITGLQQGGQLTITTDVENYPGFSDPIRGPWLMEQMAKQAENMGTRVIYDSITRADLLKYPFVLYGDSGTQYCCDALIIATGAQARWLGLESEQTFMGGGVSACATCDGFFYRGKDVIVVGGGNTAVEEALYLSHVAKSVSVVHRRGYFRAEKILQDRLFACDNVRVLWDHVVEEIVGLPAQDSKGAVVTGARLKNVKTNKEIKVNAEGIFIAIGHDPAVSLFEGQLKQKRGGYLWTAPDSTATSIAGVFAAGDVTDETFRQAITAAGRGCMAALEAERFLDLQA comes from the coding sequence ATGACACAATCGCATATACGTCTGCTTATTATTGGCTCTGGTCCAGCTGGTTATACAGCGGCGATTTATGCGGCGAGAGCAATGCTCAATCCGGTTTTGATTACTGGTTTGCAGCAGGGCGGTCAATTAACGATAACAACTGATGTTGAAAACTATCCAGGTTTTTCTGATCCAATTCGAGGACCATGGTTAATGGAACAAATGGCGAAACAAGCTGAAAATATGGGCACAAGAGTTATCTATGATAGTATTACAAGGGCCGATTTATTGAAGTATCCTTTTGTCTTATATGGGGATTCAGGGACGCAATATTGTTGTGATGCCCTAATTATTGCAACGGGAGCGCAGGCTCGCTGGCTTGGCTTGGAAAGTGAACAGACATTTATGGGGGGAGGGGTTTCTGCTTGCGCTACATGTGATGGCTTTTTTTATCGTGGTAAGGATGTCATTGTTGTAGGAGGAGGAAATACAGCTGTTGAGGAAGCTCTTTATTTATCGCATGTGGCTAAGAGTGTAAGTGTAGTTCATCGGCGTGGTTATTTTCGGGCGGAGAAAATTTTGCAAGATAGGTTGTTTGCTTGTGATAATGTACGTGTTCTTTGGGATCATGTGGTCGAAGAAATTGTTGGTTTGCCAGCTCAAGATTCAAAAGGAGCTGTCGTGACAGGTGCACGTCTTAAAAATGTAAAAACCAATAAAGAAATTAAGGTAAATGCCGAAGGAATATTTATTGCCATTGGGCATGACCCTGCTGTTTCTTTGTTTGAAGGGCAGCTGAAACAAAAGCGAGGTGGTTACTTGTGGACAGCACCAGATTCTACAGCCACAAGCATTGCTGGTGTTTTTGCTGCAGGTGATGTAACAGATGAGACATTCCGCCAAGCTATAACTGCGGCAGGAAGAGGATGTATGGCGGCGTTAGAAGCAGAACGTTTTTTAGATCTTCAAGCGTAA
- the greA gene encoding transcription elongation factor GreA: MEKVPMTTAGFESLKEELRWRQQKERPRIIEAISEARAHGDLSENAEYHAAKEAQSHNEGRINELEDYIARAEVINVSRLSGDKIKFGATIKLLDEDTEEKKVYQIVGDQEADVKTGKISISSPIARALIGKQEGDVIEVNAPGGAHNYEIIKVQYI, from the coding sequence ATGGAAAAAGTTCCGATGACTACAGCTGGTTTTGAGAGTCTTAAAGAAGAGTTACGTTGGCGTCAACAAAAGGAACGTCCACGAATTATTGAAGCAATTTCTGAGGCGCGTGCGCATGGTGATCTATCAGAGAATGCTGAATATCACGCCGCGAAAGAGGCACAAAGTCATAATGAGGGGCGTATAAATGAGCTTGAAGATTATATTGCGCGGGCGGAAGTTATTAATGTTTCCCGTCTTTCAGGCGATAAAATTAAATTCGGAGCCACTATCAAGCTTTTAGATGAGGATACTGAAGAAAAAAAGGTTTATCAGATCGTTGGTGATCAAGAGGCTGATGTAAAAACTGGTAAAATTTCCATTTCTTCGCCTATTGCACGTGCACTCATTGGTAAGCAAGAAGGGGATGTAATTGAAGTAAATGCACCGGGTGGTGCGCATAATTACGAAATTATTAAAGTTCAATACATCTAA
- a CDS encoding TrkH family potassium uptake protein, which produces MLLPIFVGLHDNNHNWVTFLYSFTITTMLATLILLATRGATCRFSARLGFMLTVCLWLTGSIVGALPLYLSPLPISLAEAIFESVSGITTTGSTVLTGLDNLSRSILLWRSIICWIGGIGFIGLALLLLPSLRVGGVQLFHMESSDKSEKILPRINQIANGIIIAYVGLTLACMLSYFASGMNLFDAINHAMSTIATAGFSTHDASFGHFSDKPAILIISTIFMLLSALPFVLYVKLVLPGRSKRFIDSQVIVFLYIVFLFSFALAAWLRFHDHRAFHLVFLDVIFHLSSIISTTGYSAEDYQLWGPFALGIFFIVSFTGGCAGSTSGGMKINRLIILWRITQTNIEKLLFPNVIVKARYDHSNISNDVAKAVLFFVCLYMFCLLIGTALLLTTGLDFTSAFTGVLTALSNIGPGFGNIIGPAGNFSTINDNALWILSFLMLAGRLEIITIFVLFIPAFWREQF; this is translated from the coding sequence ATGCTTCTGCCCATTTTTGTTGGTTTGCATGACAATAACCACAATTGGGTAACATTTCTCTATTCTTTCACTATAACCACCATGTTAGCAACGCTGATTCTTTTAGCTACCAGGGGAGCTACTTGTCGTTTTTCAGCACGGCTTGGTTTTATGCTCACTGTTTGTCTTTGGCTAACAGGAAGCATTGTTGGCGCTTTACCTCTTTATCTTTCCCCTCTTCCAATTTCCCTAGCAGAAGCAATTTTTGAATCCGTCTCCGGTATTACAACCACAGGATCTACAGTACTTACTGGTCTTGACAATTTATCGCGAAGTATCTTGTTATGGCGTTCTATTATATGCTGGATTGGAGGCATTGGCTTTATCGGTTTAGCCTTATTGCTTTTGCCTTCACTGCGTGTTGGTGGAGTGCAACTTTTTCATATGGAATCATCAGATAAATCTGAAAAAATATTGCCCCGCATCAACCAAATTGCCAATGGAATTATCATAGCTTATGTTGGCTTAACATTAGCTTGTATGCTCTCCTATTTTGCTTCAGGCATGAACTTATTTGACGCGATTAATCACGCAATGAGCACAATAGCAACAGCTGGTTTCTCAACCCACGATGCCTCTTTTGGCCATTTTTCTGATAAACCAGCAATTTTAATCATTTCAACAATTTTCATGCTGCTTTCTGCACTACCCTTTGTGCTCTATGTTAAATTAGTTCTTCCTGGCCGCTCCAAACGTTTCATTGATTCGCAAGTAATCGTTTTTCTCTATATTGTTTTCCTTTTCAGCTTTGCTTTAGCAGCATGGCTACGATTTCATGATCACCGCGCTTTCCATTTGGTGTTTCTTGATGTCATTTTTCATCTTTCATCCATTATTAGCACCACTGGTTACAGCGCTGAAGATTATCAACTTTGGGGACCTTTTGCACTTGGTATTTTTTTCATTGTTTCTTTTACAGGTGGCTGTGCTGGTTCTACCTCTGGTGGAATGAAAATTAATCGCTTAATTATCCTTTGGCGTATTACACAAACAAATATAGAAAAACTCCTCTTTCCTAATGTCATTGTAAAAGCGCGCTATGACCATTCAAATATCTCGAACGACGTTGCTAAAGCAGTTTTATTTTTTGTATGTCTTTATATGTTCTGTCTTCTCATCGGCACTGCACTTTTGCTTACAACTGGTCTTGACTTTACTTCTGCTTTTACAGGCGTTTTAACTGCCCTTTCCAATATTGGTCCAGGTTTTGGAAACATTATCGGTCCTGCTGGCAATTTCTCTACAATCAATGATAATGCTTTATGGATTTTGAGCTTTCTAATGCTGGCTGGGCGTCTTGAAATTATAACTATATTCGTACTTTTTATCCCCGCTTTTTGGCGTGAACAATTTTAA
- the carB gene encoding carbamoyl-phosphate synthase large subunit yields the protein MPKRTDIKSILIIGAGPIIIGQACEFDYSGTQACKALKEEGYRIILVNSNPATIMTDPDLADATYIEPITPDIVAQIIAHERPDALLPTMGGQTALNTALSLKRMGILDRYHVEMIGANAVAIDKAEDRALFRKAMAKIGLETPRSMLANATELKEKNRQLHAKTRDELKGKLSGDTLNKALEKLEQDWRHTEADRKQHYIAHATAKAVQALDIIGLPAIIRPSFTLGGTGGGIAYNRSEFYEIIERGLEASPTTEVLIEESVLGWKEYEMEVIRDKNDNCIIVCSIENIDPMGIHTGDSITVAPALTLTDKEYQRMRNASIAVLREIGVETGGSNVQFAVNPKNGRLIVIEMNPRVSRSSALASKATGFPIAKVAAKLAVGYTLDELKNDITGGATPASFEPSIDYIVTKIPRFSFEKFPDSSHVLTTAMKSVGEVMAIGRTFQESLQKALRGLETGLTGLDEIAIPEHAEGDEKSSIHSAIAIPSPDRLRYIAQAMRMGLPLNEIHQISKIDLWFLEQIASIIEMEQHIHTYGLPQDSDNLRMLKSMGFSDARLATLTGKKPNDIASLRKSLNVRHVFKRIDTCAAEFSSPTAYMYSTYEVPFGGIEHSEAQISERKKIAILGSGPNRIGQGIEFDYCCCHAAFALRDSGFETIMINCNPETVSTDYDTSDRLYFESLTTEDVLAILETEQQKGELVGVIVQFGGQTPLKLASTLEKHNIPILGTSPDAIDLAEDRNRFQKLLFELNLTQPQNDIAHSIEQAGLIAYKLGFPLVVRPSYVLGGRAMQIIRDERSLQNYLLESIIELVPEDIKARYPNDKTKQINTLLGQNPLLFDTYLIEAIEVDVDCLCDGKETLVVGIMEHVEEAGIHSGDSACSLPVHTLSHKIVAELERQTKALAQALHVRGLMNVQYAIKDNTIYVLEVNPRASRTVPFVAKTIGLPIAKIAARIMVGETLHSALQAYSGLPSIQQKQHIAVKEAVFPFARFPGVDTLLGPEMRSTGEVMGLDYEFPLAFAKAQLGAGVELPMEGTLFVSVRDEDKKRILNPVKCLAKLGFSILATGGTQKFLSEHNVKAEKINKVLEGHPHIEDAIRNRQIQLIFNTTNTASAISDSKSLRYAALMQKVPYYTTITGAEAVTEAIKALKKNNLEVRSLQSYFT from the coding sequence ATGCCGAAACGTACCGATATAAAATCTATTCTTATCATTGGAGCAGGACCTATCATTATTGGGCAAGCATGTGAATTTGACTATTCAGGTACACAAGCCTGTAAAGCATTAAAAGAAGAAGGTTATCGAATTATTCTGGTTAATTCCAATCCTGCTACTATTATGACAGATCCAGATTTAGCTGATGCAACTTATATTGAACCCATCACTCCTGATATAGTTGCACAAATCATTGCACATGAACGTCCTGACGCCCTCTTACCAACTATGGGAGGTCAAACGGCACTCAATACCGCTTTATCATTAAAGCGTATGGGAATTTTAGATCGCTATCATGTGGAAATGATAGGTGCAAATGCCGTTGCTATTGATAAAGCTGAAGATCGCGCCTTGTTTCGCAAAGCAATGGCAAAAATTGGTTTGGAAACACCACGTTCTATGTTAGCCAATGCAACCGAACTCAAAGAAAAAAATCGCCAACTACATGCAAAAACACGCGATGAACTTAAAGGTAAGCTTTCCGGTGATACACTTAACAAAGCACTGGAAAAACTTGAGCAAGATTGGCGTCATACAGAAGCAGATCGTAAACAACATTATATTGCACATGCTACTGCAAAAGCAGTTCAAGCCCTTGATATTATTGGACTTCCAGCCATTATTCGTCCTTCATTCACGCTTGGTGGAACAGGTGGCGGAATTGCTTACAATCGCTCTGAGTTTTATGAAATTATTGAACGTGGGCTTGAAGCTTCACCCACAACAGAAGTTTTAATTGAAGAAAGTGTTTTGGGGTGGAAAGAATATGAAATGGAAGTTATCCGAGATAAAAATGACAACTGTATTATCGTTTGTTCCATTGAAAACATTGATCCGATGGGTATCCACACAGGCGATTCCATCACTGTAGCTCCTGCCCTCACTTTAACTGATAAAGAATATCAACGTATGCGTAACGCTTCGATTGCTGTACTGCGTGAAATTGGCGTTGAAACTGGTGGATCCAATGTACAATTTGCCGTCAACCCTAAAAATGGCCGCCTCATTGTTATTGAAATGAATCCGCGCGTTTCCCGTTCTTCAGCGCTTGCATCAAAAGCCACAGGTTTCCCAATCGCTAAGGTAGCAGCTAAATTGGCAGTTGGCTATACACTTGATGAGTTAAAAAATGATATTACCGGTGGTGCAACACCAGCATCATTTGAGCCTTCTATTGATTATATTGTTACCAAAATTCCTCGTTTTTCCTTCGAAAAATTTCCTGATTCATCACATGTCTTAACAACTGCAATGAAATCTGTAGGAGAGGTCATGGCAATCGGTCGTACTTTTCAAGAATCATTGCAAAAAGCACTGCGTGGACTTGAAACGGGTCTTACCGGCCTTGATGAAATTGCGATCCCTGAACATGCTGAAGGCGATGAAAAAAGTTCTATACATTCTGCCATTGCTATACCAAGCCCTGATCGTTTGCGCTATATTGCCCAAGCAATGCGTATGGGCCTACCTTTAAACGAAATTCACCAAATCAGCAAAATCGATCTATGGTTCTTGGAACAAATAGCCTCCATTATTGAAATGGAACAGCACATCCACACTTATGGATTGCCCCAAGACTCAGACAATCTACGTATGTTAAAATCTATGGGCTTTTCGGATGCACGTTTAGCTACCCTTACAGGGAAAAAGCCCAATGATATTGCTTCTTTGCGTAAATCACTTAATGTTAGGCACGTTTTTAAACGAATTGATACTTGTGCAGCTGAATTTTCTTCACCTACAGCGTACATGTATTCAACATATGAGGTCCCCTTTGGAGGTATAGAACACTCGGAAGCACAAATTTCTGAACGCAAAAAAATTGCTATTTTAGGTAGCGGACCAAACCGTATCGGACAAGGTATTGAATTTGATTATTGTTGCTGCCATGCTGCCTTTGCATTGCGTGATTCAGGCTTTGAAACCATTATGATCAACTGTAATCCTGAAACAGTTTCAACCGACTATGACACATCTGATCGTCTTTATTTTGAATCTTTAACAACAGAAGATGTTTTAGCTATTTTAGAAACAGAACAGCAAAAAGGTGAATTGGTTGGAGTTATCGTCCAATTTGGTGGACAAACACCACTGAAATTGGCAAGCACACTAGAAAAACATAATATCCCCATCTTAGGCACTTCACCTGACGCCATTGATTTAGCAGAAGATAGAAATCGCTTTCAAAAACTGTTATTCGAACTTAACTTAACACAACCTCAAAACGATATTGCTCATTCAATAGAACAAGCAGGCCTCATTGCCTATAAATTAGGCTTTCCATTAGTTGTGCGTCCTTCTTATGTTTTAGGAGGACGAGCTATGCAAATTATCCGTGATGAACGCAGTTTACAAAATTATTTACTTGAAAGTATAATTGAACTGGTTCCAGAAGATATTAAAGCCCGTTATCCTAATGACAAAACGAAACAAATTAATACATTGCTTGGTCAGAATCCGCTTTTATTTGATACTTATCTAATAGAAGCCATTGAAGTTGATGTTGATTGTCTATGCGATGGAAAAGAAACACTAGTTGTTGGTATTATGGAACATGTTGAAGAAGCCGGTATCCACTCTGGCGATTCAGCATGTTCTTTGCCAGTACATACACTCTCACATAAAATAGTAGCTGAATTAGAGCGTCAAACCAAAGCATTAGCACAAGCGCTTCATGTTCGTGGCTTGATGAATGTACAATACGCCATTAAAGATAACACAATTTATGTCTTAGAGGTCAATCCCCGCGCTTCGCGTACTGTCCCATTTGTCGCAAAAACAATTGGCCTCCCCATTGCTAAAATAGCCGCACGTATTATGGTAGGAGAAACTCTCCACAGTGCTCTTCAAGCTTATAGTGGGTTACCATCTATACAACAAAAACAACATATTGCTGTCAAAGAAGCTGTCTTTCCTTTTGCTCGTTTTCCAGGTGTTGATACACTTCTTGGTCCAGAAATGCGTTCAACCGGTGAAGTTATGGGACTTGATTATGAATTTCCACTTGCTTTTGCAAAAGCCCAACTTGGAGCTGGTGTTGAGCTTCCAATGGAAGGGACTCTGTTTGTATCTGTGAGAGATGAAGACAAAAAACGTATCTTAAATCCCGTAAAATGTTTAGCCAAGCTTGGTTTTTCTATTTTAGCAACAGGTGGAACACAAAAATTTCTTTCCGAACATAACGTTAAGGCAGAAAAAATTAATAAAGTATTAGAAGGCCATCCCCATATTGAAGATGCTATTCGTAATCGACAAATTCAATTGATTTTTAATACAACAAACACTGCTAGCGCTATCTCTGATTCCAAATCATTACGCTATGCAGCACTCATGCAAAAAGTTCCCTATTATACAACAATAACTGGAGCTGAAGCCGTAACAGAAGCTATCAAAGCACTCAAAAAAAATAACCTTGAAGTGCGTTCTCTGCAAAGCTATTTTACTTGA
- a CDS encoding glycosyltransferase family 4 protein, with protein MRVSLEETEIIAPHFKKRLSGVTSTVIQLIPLQRKQGMCISTFGFGLPKNLPALTFKDLFGLWKSPKGKPFRIWHARRNIEMLCGVFLRDVLQMKLKLIFTSASRRHHKPFTKWLLRRMDKVIATSACTGTYLEVPHQVIMHGVDIRRFSPPKTLNDCFSSSGLSGKYAVGCFGRVRYLKGTDLFVDAMIALLPQYPEWTALIAGRTTAQHYSFEKKLRWKISEAGLSDRIIFLGEVLNTPLWYRRLLLYVAPSRTEGFGLTPLEAMASQTAVVASDAGAYKELVAEGTGTVVKAGDGGALTIAIEHYFADLEKTMAAGEKALAYVRTHFPLEKEAAAIGSVYKELFTEKIL; from the coding sequence ATGCGTGTATCTTTGGAAGAAACGGAGATTATTGCCCCTCACTTTAAAAAGCGTTTATCAGGAGTGACATCTACGGTTATTCAGCTTATTCCATTACAGCGAAAGCAGGGAATGTGTATATCCACTTTTGGATTTGGATTACCAAAGAATTTGCCAGCTCTCACCTTTAAGGATCTTTTCGGGCTTTGGAAAAGCCCGAAGGGTAAACCGTTTCGTATTTGGCATGCACGGCGTAATATTGAGATGCTTTGTGGCGTTTTTTTACGCGATGTTTTGCAGATGAAGCTAAAACTCATCTTTACATCAGCATCTCGACGCCACCATAAGCCTTTTACTAAATGGTTATTGCGTCGTATGGATAAAGTTATTGCTACCAGTGCATGCACAGGGACTTACTTAGAGGTGCCTCATCAGGTTATTATGCATGGGGTAGATATTAGGCGTTTTTCACCTCCAAAAACGCTTAATGATTGCTTTTCTTCATCTGGGCTTTCAGGAAAATATGCAGTGGGGTGTTTTGGACGTGTGCGTTATTTAAAGGGCACTGATTTGTTTGTGGATGCAATGATAGCATTATTGCCACAATATCCTGAGTGGACAGCGTTGATTGCTGGTCGTACTACAGCACAACATTATAGTTTTGAAAAAAAACTGCGCTGGAAGATTTCTGAAGCTGGTTTGAGTGATCGTATTATTTTTCTTGGTGAGGTTCTTAATACACCTCTATGGTACCGCCGTTTATTACTTTATGTAGCACCTTCCCGTACAGAAGGTTTTGGTTTAACTCCCTTGGAAGCAATGGCATCACAGACAGCTGTTGTAGCCAGTGATGCAGGAGCATATAAAGAATTGGTAGCGGAGGGAACAGGAACAGTTGTTAAAGCAGGAGATGGAGGTGCTTTAACGATAGCGATTGAGCATTATTTCGCTGATTTAGAAAAAACAATGGCTGCAGGAGAAAAAGCTTTAGCTTATGTTCGCACCCATTTCCCTTTGGAAAAGGAGGCGGCAGCAATCGGAAGTGTTTATAAGGAATTGTTTACGGAAAAAATACTTTAA
- a CDS encoding cold-shock protein gives MSTGTVKWFNTTKGFGFIQPSDGSADVFVHISAVERSGLNNLNEGQKVSYDVLQDRRSGKFAAGNLAAL, from the coding sequence ATGTCTACAGGAACAGTCAAGTGGTTTAATACAACAAAAGGTTTTGGATTCATTCAGCCTAGTGATGGAAGTGCGGATGTATTTGTACACATATCCGCTGTTGAGCGCTCTGGTTTAAATAATCTTAATGAAGGACAAAAGGTTTCTTATGACGTTCTTCAAGATCGTCGTTCCGGAAAATTTGCCGCTGGAAATCTTGCAGCACTTTAA